Proteins from one Patescibacteria group bacterium genomic window:
- a CDS encoding winged helix-turn-helix domain-containing protein, producing MLEQIFSSVARTKILKFFCVHYQEKFFVRELARRLGVQLNSIRRELDNLENFGFLHSENEGGKKYYYANTDFPLFSEIKNLVFKSLALEEMNVAGKMSKVPGLKLLVFTGILTESPAATDVLIVGKVNKTQFDKYLGKIAEGLPAELRYTFLSLSDYLYRIEITDKFIYDIWAHNKIIVVDKISDKLKKNIWDDFNFKHFKGD from the coding sequence ATGCTTGAACAAATTTTTAGTTCAGTAGCTAGGACCAAGATACTAAAATTTTTTTGTGTCCATTATCAAGAGAAATTTTTTGTCAGGGAGCTGGCAAGGCGTTTGGGTGTACAGCTCAATTCTATTAGGCGTGAACTGGACAACCTAGAAAATTTTGGTTTTTTACATAGTGAAAATGAAGGTGGTAAGAAATACTATTATGCCAATACAGATTTTCCCTTATTTTCTGAAATCAAAAATTTAGTTTTCAAATCTTTGGCCTTGGAGGAGATGAATGTTGCTGGTAAGATGTCCAAAGTGCCTGGTTTGAAACTTTTGGTATTTACGGGGATTTTGACAGAGTCGCCAGCCGCTACAGATGTTCTTATTGTCGGCAAGGTTAATAAAACACAATTTGATAAATATTTGGGTAAAATTGCCGAGGGATTACCGGCAGAACTACGCTATACATTTTTGTCTTTGTCTGATTATCTGTATCGTATAGAAATTACTGATAAATTTATCTACGATATCTGGGCTCACAACAAAATAATCGTAGTAGACAAAATTTCTGACAAATTGAAAAAAAATATCTGGGATGACTTTAATTTTAAGCACTTTAAAGGGGATTAA
- the rplJ gene encoding 50S ribosomal protein L10 translates to MPKTRQQKQDILDNLKDKLAKSKSVVFSSDNGLSVKTIEGIRKEMKQNNAEYLVAKKTLVKMATEDISDVNLDSLTGSVALTISYEDEVAGARLLNKYAKENEALQLDGGILEGKFIMADMVKRLANLPSKEQLLAKLVGSLNSPMAGIVGVLSGVQRNFVGVLSAIKDQKE, encoded by the coding sequence ATGCCAAAAACAAGACAACAAAAACAAGATATTTTGGACAATTTGAAAGATAAATTAGCCAAAAGTAAATCAGTAGTTTTTAGTTCTGACAACGGTCTATCTGTCAAAACCATTGAAGGCATCAGAAAAGAAATGAAGCAAAACAATGCTGAATATTTGGTAGCCAAAAAGACTTTGGTCAAAATGGCCACCGAAGATATATCAGATGTTAATTTGGACAGTTTGACCGGTTCGGTAGCTTTGACTATTTCTTATGAAGATGAAGTGGCCGGAGCCAGATTACTAAACAAATATGCCAAAGAAAATGAAGCCTTGCAGCTTGACGGTGGTATTTTGGAAGGTAAGTTCATCATGGCTGATATGGTCAAAAGATTAGCCAATTTGCCATCCAAAGAGCAATTACTAGCCAAATTGGTGGGGTCACTCAATTCTCCAATGGCCGGTATAGTAGGAGTACTATCTGGTGTACAGAGAAATTTTGTTGGAGTTTTATCAGCTATTAAAGATCAAAAAGAATAA
- a CDS encoding mannose-1-phosphate guanylyltransferase, which translates to MLYPVILAGGLGTRLWPVSNQNNPKQFKALLSDKTLLQNTYDRVASSFDKKNIFVVSCQNIVDNIRQQIDILPENILIEPQAKGTAIAIALATLKIKNIDPQAIIVTVNSDHFIKNEKEYTKALKKAEKVVEKNPDKMLLFGVKPAYPETGYGYIETKGSKGDIYEVASLKEKPDLATAKAYVKSGKFLWSPGIFVFKAASLIDWYKKYLPGQYQALLRIEKSPDNIAKEYEKIQNISIDYGLLEKMDNMLVMPINFTWADVGHWRSLRDILLDGKDNVTNTSSVTVDSKNNLLYSFSGKLVATVGVENMVLVETEDVIFLCPADRAQDVKKLLEQIKNNGLEKYL; encoded by the coding sequence ATGCTGTACCCAGTGATATTAGCCGGTGGATTGGGCACGCGTTTGTGGCCAGTATCCAACCAAAATAATCCCAAGCAATTCAAAGCACTTTTGTCGGATAAGACGTTACTACAGAATACTTATGATAGGGTAGCTAGCTCTTTTGATAAAAAAAATATTTTTGTGGTCTCTTGTCAAAATATTGTTGACAACATCAGGCAGCAGATAGATATCTTGCCGGAAAATATTTTAATTGAGCCACAGGCAAAGGGCACAGCTATTGCTATTGCCCTAGCAACTCTTAAAATAAAAAATATTGATCCTCAGGCAATCATAGTAACTGTAAATAGCGACCATTTTATAAAAAACGAAAAAGAATACACAAAAGCTTTAAAAAAAGCTGAAAAGGTAGTAGAAAAAAACCCAGACAAGATGCTTCTTTTTGGGGTCAAACCAGCTTATCCTGAGACTGGTTATGGCTACATTGAGACCAAGGGTTCCAAAGGCGATATTTATGAAGTAGCCAGCCTAAAAGAAAAGCCAGATCTGGCTACGGCCAAGGCTTATGTAAAATCAGGTAAATTTTTGTGGAGTCCGGGAATTTTTGTCTTTAAAGCGGCTAGCTTGATTGATTGGTATAAAAAATATTTGCCAGGGCAATATCAAGCTCTTTTAAGGATAGAGAAGTCACCGGATAATATAGCCAAGGAGTATGAGAAAATACAAAACATCTCCATTGATTATGGACTTTTAGAAAAAATGGATAATATGCTGGTAATGCCCATAAATTTTACTTGGGCTGATGTGGGTCATTGGAGGAGTTTGCGTGATATTTTACTTGATGGTAAAGACAATGTCACCAATACAAGCAGCGTTACTGTTGATAGCAAAAACAATTTGTTGTATAGTTTTAGTGGTAAGCTCGTTGCTACAGTTGGGGTAGAGAATATGGTATTGGTAGAGACTGAAGATGTTATATTTTTGTGTCCGGCAGATCGTGCTCAGGATGTAAAAAAGCTTTTAGAGCAAATAAAAAATAATGGTTTGGAAAAATATTTATAA
- a CDS encoding divergent PAP2 family protein, whose protein sequence is MADFKFFIIPLLVLCINQIIKLLVHGFQGNFSWGKIFSYGGMPSSHTALATSLVLVIGYFEGWASVSFAIALIMAIVIVKDAAGIRRKLGKQAQIINQMTKKMPSKEKYKFPVLNERFGHTNTEIIVGMIIGIVLTMLLIYTWPK, encoded by the coding sequence ATGGCTGATTTCAAATTCTTTATTATTCCCCTATTAGTATTGTGTATAAATCAAATAATCAAGCTCCTTGTCCATGGATTCCAAGGCAATTTTAGCTGGGGTAAAATATTTTCTTATGGTGGTATGCCATCTTCTCATACAGCTCTAGCCACCTCTCTGGTTCTGGTAATTGGGTATTTTGAAGGTTGGGCTTCAGTCAGTTTTGCCATTGCCCTGATAATGGCTATAGTGATAGTCAAGGATGCAGCTGGCATCAGACGCAAGCTAGGCAAACAAGCTCAGATAATCAATCAAATGACCAAAAAAATGCCAAGTAAAGAAAAATATAAATTTCCGGTACTCAACGAACGCTTTGGTCATACCAACACAGAAATAATAGTTGGCATGATAATCGGCATTGTACTAACAATGTTGTTAATCTATACCTGGCCAAAGTAA
- the mraZ gene encoding division/cell wall cluster transcriptional repressor MraZ: MFIGEYKYNLDDKNRLAMPAKFRALFKEGAVITKGLDSCLFIYTAKEWKKLADKLANLPFSQAKSRAFSRMMLAGAMDVKLDAQGRVMLPDYLKQFATLNKKVVIAGLYNRLEVWDEKLWSKYQQVSEKDSNEIAEGLVDLGI, encoded by the coding sequence ATGTTTATTGGTGAGTATAAATACAATTTGGACGACAAAAATCGCTTGGCAATGCCAGCCAAGTTTCGTGCGCTTTTTAAAGAAGGAGCAGTTATTACCAAAGGTTTGGATAGCTGTCTTTTTATTTATACTGCCAAAGAATGGAAAAAATTAGCGGATAAGTTGGCTAATTTGCCTTTTTCTCAGGCCAAATCACGTGCCTTTTCCCGTATGATGTTGGCTGGCGCTATGGATGTGAAGTTAGATGCCCAAGGCAGGGTAATGCTACCTGATTATCTCAAGCAATTTGCCACTTTAAATAAAAAAGTTGTCATTGCTGGTTTGTATAACAGGCTGGAAGTTTGGGATGAAAAACTGTGGAGCAAGTATCAGCAGGTTTCTGAAAAAGACTCTAATGAAATTGCCGAAGGCTTGGTTGACTTAGGAATTTAA
- the gpmI gene encoding 2,3-bisphosphoglycerate-independent phosphoglycerate mutase yields the protein MSNIQKKAKTLALVILDGWGLWGEEKGNAIAQADTPVMAKLYKKYPNIQIQASEKYVGLPDGQPGNSEAGHMNIGAGRVIEQDAVTISRSINNGTFFKNPAFLQAASHAEKHKSDIHLIGLLSNGTSPHSHDDHILSLLSFFISKTKQNIYLHLFTDGRDSPPYSALKILAQYNTVFNSDRVKIASVMGRFYAMDRKKAWDRTRKAYEAIVIGKGYKAKSAVEAVNQAYNRGESDEFILPTVISKNKKPLGPINDNDSVVFFNLRSDRARQLTKAFVQKDFEKKNGGTFKRQVVPKNLIFVALTDFGPDLGGVLTAYPGIDIPDTLPIALKDVRQLYIAETEKYAHVTYFINGGYDHPIAGEDRIDIPSKDVLSYDKKPEMSTKEITDKVIQCLKNDKYDFFCINFAAPDMVGHTGNLKAGIKAVEAVDKHLGRIVDEFLKFRGTVIVTADHGNVEEMINLKTQEIDTEHSINPVPFIIVSDKKYKLKKTGRLSHIAPTILDIMGIDKPILMKDNSLIK from the coding sequence ATGTCTAATATACAAAAAAAAGCAAAGACCTTAGCCCTTGTTATTTTGGATGGTTGGGGTTTGTGGGGAGAAGAAAAGGGCAATGCTATAGCGCAAGCTGATACTCCGGTTATGGCAAAATTGTACAAAAAATATCCCAATATTCAGATTCAGGCTTCAGAAAAATATGTAGGCTTGCCTGACGGTCAACCAGGAAATTCTGAGGCGGGGCACATGAATATTGGCGCGGGACGGGTGATAGAGCAGGATGCAGTGACAATATCACGCTCTATAAATAATGGTACTTTTTTTAAAAATCCAGCTTTTTTGCAAGCTGCTAGCCATGCGGAAAAACACAAATCAGATATACATCTGATAGGCCTACTTTCCAACGGCACCAGTCCTCATTCCCATGATGATCACATATTATCTCTCTTGAGTTTTTTTATTTCTAAGACAAAACAAAATATTTATTTACACCTTTTTACTGATGGTCGTGACAGTCCTCCTTATTCGGCTCTCAAAATATTGGCTCAGTATAATACTGTATTCAACAGTGATCGGGTAAAAATTGCCTCAGTGATGGGTAGGTTTTATGCGATGGACAGAAAAAAAGCTTGGGATAGAACCCGTAAAGCTTATGAGGCTATAGTTATAGGTAAAGGATATAAAGCTAAGAGCGCTGTCGAAGCTGTCAATCAAGCCTACAATAGAGGAGAGAGCGATGAATTTATATTGCCGACAGTTATTAGTAAAAATAAAAAACCTCTTGGGCCAATAAATGATAATGATAGCGTTGTATTTTTTAATCTGCGTTCTGATAGAGCTAGGCAGTTGACCAAAGCTTTTGTACAAAAAGACTTTGAAAAGAAAAACGGAGGCACTTTCAAGCGCCAAGTAGTGCCCAAAAATCTTATTTTTGTAGCTTTGACCGACTTTGGTCCTGATTTGGGTGGGGTGCTCACTGCTTATCCAGGTATTGATATACCAGATACTTTGCCGATAGCTCTTAAAGATGTCAGACAACTTTATATAGCGGAAACAGAAAAATATGCTCATGTTACATATTTTATAAACGGTGGTTATGATCATCCTATAGCTGGAGAGGATAGGATTGATATTCCTTCCAAAGATGTGCTTTCTTATGATAAAAAGCCAGAAATGAGTACCAAGGAAATAACTGATAAAGTAATACAATGTCTAAAAAATGATAAATATGATTTTTTCTGTATCAATTTTGCAGCGCCTGATATGGTTGGCCATACTGGCAATCTCAAAGCGGGTATCAAAGCAGTGGAGGCAGTAGATAAACATTTGGGTAGAATAGTGGATGAATTTTTGAAATTCAGAGGGACAGTAATAGTTACGGCCGATCATGGAAATGTAGAGGAAATGATAAATTTAAAGACACAGGAGATTGATACCGAACACTCCATAAATCCAGTCCCTTTTATAATTGTTTCAGATAAAAAATATAAATTGAAAAAAACCGGCCGTCTTTCCCATATTGCACCGACTATTTTGGATATCATGGGGATAGATAAACCAATATTAATGAAAGACAATAGTTTAATAAAGTAA
- the gpmI gene encoding 2,3-bisphosphoglycerate-independent phosphoglycerate mutase: MNRPKPVVLIILDGFGIAPPSRANAISLAKTPNLDKYSSNYPVMPVAASGEAVGLSWGEMGNSQVGHLSLGSGVIPYQNLPRISKSIIDGDFLQNEAFLKVCDHVKKNNSALHLIGLLSSGGVHSYNEHLYALIDLAKEQKVERVYVHAFLDGRDTPYNSALNFVTKLEERLKKVGLGAIATLSGRFWAMDRDNRWDRTEKAWRALVDGVSDEKFEDPLVAIEKSYEKKVYDEEFVPVVIVDDMGKPRGTIKDKDGVIFFNFRSDRARQLTKALVLPGFEKFKRDYFKNLMMITMAEYEKDLPVLVAFPPLVIETPLARIISEAGLRQLHIAETEKYAHVTYFFNGGQEKIYEGEDRVLVPSPQVTSYDQKPAMSARDLTAKVTQAIKEGTYDFIVLNYANPDMIGHTGNIQATIEAIEILDQLIGEAVETTLSYEGVVLITSDHGNAESLYDLQTGEINKEHSNNPVPLFIIGKDFAGKAVLSGVAGTDLSHVTPVGVLSDVAPTILKIMGLKKPPEMTGSSLI; this comes from the coding sequence ATGAACAGACCAAAACCAGTGGTATTAATTATATTAGATGGATTCGGTATTGCTCCACCGTCTCGAGCCAATGCAATTTCTTTGGCCAAGACGCCCAATCTTGATAAATATTCTTCCAATTATCCGGTCATGCCGGTGGCTGCTTCAGGTGAGGCAGTTGGTTTGTCTTGGGGAGAAATGGGCAATTCCCAAGTGGGTCATTTATCATTGGGTTCAGGTGTTATCCCATATCAAAATTTGCCTAGGATTTCCAAGTCAATTATTGATGGTGATTTTTTACAAAACGAAGCTTTTTTGAAAGTTTGTGATCATGTCAAAAAAAATAACAGCGCCCTTCATCTTATTGGTTTGCTTAGCTCTGGAGGTGTGCATAGCTATAATGAACACCTTTATGCTTTGATAGATTTGGCCAAAGAACAAAAAGTAGAGCGGGTTTATGTGCATGCTTTTTTAGATGGTCGCGATACACCTTATAATAGTGCTTTAAATTTTGTTACTAAACTGGAAGAAAGATTAAAAAAAGTAGGTTTGGGGGCTATTGCTACACTTAGTGGTCGTTTTTGGGCAATGGATAGAGACAATCGTTGGGACAGGACGGAAAAAGCCTGGCGAGCCTTGGTAGACGGCGTGTCTGATGAAAAATTTGAAGATCCCCTAGTGGCTATAGAAAAATCCTATGAAAAAAAAGTTTATGATGAAGAGTTTGTTCCAGTGGTGATTGTCGATGACATGGGCAAACCACGAGGCACCATCAAAGACAAGGATGGGGTAATATTTTTTAATTTTAGATCAGATCGTGCTAGACAACTGACCAAGGCTTTGGTTTTGCCTGGTTTTGAAAAATTCAAAAGAGACTATTTCAAAAATTTGATGATGATTACTATGGCTGAATATGAAAAAGATTTGCCGGTTTTGGTGGCTTTTCCTCCTTTGGTCATAGAGACGCCTTTAGCTAGAATTATTTCTGAAGCCGGATTGCGTCAGCTTCATATTGCCGAAACTGAAAAATATGCTCATGTTACTTATTTTTTTAATGGTGGTCAAGAAAAAATATATGAAGGCGAAGACAGAGTACTGGTGCCATCACCTCAGGTTACTTCGTATGACCAAAAACCAGCTATGAGTGCCAGAGATTTGACAGCCAAGGTTACTCAGGCCATCAAAGAAGGCACTTATGATTTTATAGTGCTCAATTATGCTAATCCTGATATGATTGGCCATACTGGCAATATCCAGGCTACTATTGAAGCTATAGAAATATTAGATCAGTTGATTGGGGAAGCAGTAGAAACTACTTTGTCGTATGAGGGTGTAGTTTTAATAACCTCTGATCATGGTAATGCCGAGAGTCTTTATGACCTGCAGACCGGTGAGATAAACAAAGAACATTCCAACAATCCGGTGCCTTTATTTATTATTGGAAAAGATTTTGCTGGTAAGGCAGTTTTGTCCGGTGTAGCCGGTACTGATCTTAGTCATGTCACGCCAGTGGGAGTGTTGTCTGATGTAGCACCGACAATACTCAAGATTATGGGACTCAAAAAACCGCCCGAAATGACGGGCAGCTCTTTGATATAA
- the mltG gene encoding endolytic transglycosylase MltG: MKKFIFKLILIFLVVLLAWFFIIVNSNNGLSKNKTFLVQDGQGVNQISNGLYNDNLIKSKFVFESWLWIKQAESKLIAGVYDIPAGVSIRQLTNLLILGPQDSQESVTLLEGWTRKLMSEALDRHGMSGQKFMELSSEKIDWQDDYDFLLDAPSNASLEGYIFPDTYFIDSSTSEEFFIKKTLNNFNRKLSDSLREEINRQGKTIFEVVTLASIIEREVPVYADKKMIADVFLKRIDAGIGLQSDATINYITGKGMEQPTLDDLTIDSPYNTYKYKGLPPGPISNPGIDSIEAVVYPTANEYYYFLTSDDDKVIYSRTYEEHLENKARYLD; the protein is encoded by the coding sequence GTGAAAAAATTTATTTTTAAGTTAATTTTAATATTTTTGGTAGTTTTGCTAGCTTGGTTTTTTATTATAGTAAATTCCAACAACGGTCTATCAAAAAATAAAACATTTTTGGTTCAAGATGGCCAAGGTGTGAATCAGATTAGTAATGGACTATACAATGATAACCTGATAAAAAGTAAATTTGTCTTTGAATCGTGGTTGTGGATCAAACAGGCCGAGTCAAAATTAATTGCTGGAGTTTATGATATTCCAGCTGGTGTTTCTATCCGACAGTTGACCAATCTTTTGATTTTGGGACCGCAGGATTCTCAGGAATCAGTCACGCTTTTAGAAGGCTGGACCAGAAAATTGATGTCCGAAGCACTAGACAGACACGGTATGTCTGGTCAAAAATTTATGGAGCTTAGCTCTGAAAAGATTGATTGGCAGGACGATTATGATTTTTTGCTTGATGCTCCTAGTAATGCCAGTTTGGAAGGTTATATTTTTCCAGACACTTATTTTATTGATAGCTCTACCAGTGAAGAATTTTTTATCAAAAAAACTCTCAACAATTTTAACCGCAAGCTTAGTGACTCTCTTCGCGAGGAAATAAATCGTCAGGGCAAAACTATTTTTGAAGTTGTTACTTTAGCCTCAATCATTGAGAGGGAAGTGCCTGTTTATGCTGATAAAAAAATGATAGCGGATGTATTTTTAAAAAGGATTGACGCTGGTATTGGCCTGCAATCTGATGCTACTATCAATTATATTACTGGTAAAGGCATGGAACAGCCTACTTTGGATGATTTAACTATTGACTCACCTTACAATACCTATAAATATAAAGGCTTGCCACCAGGGCCAATTTCTAATCCAGGTATTGATAGTATAGAGGCGGTTGTTTATCCGACTGCCAATGAATATTATTATTTCTTAACTAGCGATGACGACAAAGTGATATATAGTCGTACTTATGAAGAACATTTGGAAAATAAAGCCCGTTATTTAGACTAG
- a CDS encoding undecaprenyl-diphosphate phosphatase has product MNVLEIIFLGIVQGITEWLPISSSGHLVLFEKWLNIDVDLSFDIFLHLATLLVILWFFRSQIKEVILAPFGKAESDKKRWWLYIMVSSFFTAILGYIFYEQIDTFRTVDSVSGWLLVTSMLLLATKFSKGEKDLNIWHAIALGLAQGFAVLPGLSRSGAVIALALTMKIKKDQAFEYGFIVAIPAILGSFLLTIKDIYAMFSSVGSEASIGFNWTYLAAFLVTMVVSYLSLSLLKVILKRDYFYLFFIYTLVLAVIIKLN; this is encoded by the coding sequence GTGAATGTACTAGAAATTATATTTTTGGGCATTGTTCAGGGTATAACTGAATGGTTGCCTATATCCAGCTCCGGCCATTTAGTGCTGTTTGAAAAGTGGTTAAATATTGATGTTGATTTGTCTTTTGACATTTTTTTACACTTAGCTACTTTATTAGTCATTTTGTGGTTTTTTAGGAGTCAGATAAAAGAAGTTATTTTAGCTCCATTTGGCAAGGCAGAGTCCGACAAAAAAAGATGGTGGCTATATATTATGGTTAGTAGTTTTTTTACTGCTATATTAGGTTATATATTTTATGAACAAATAGATACTTTTCGGACTGTTGATTCTGTCAGTGGTTGGCTACTGGTTACTTCAATGTTGCTATTAGCTACCAAATTTTCCAAAGGGGAAAAAGATTTGAATATTTGGCACGCTATTGCGCTAGGGCTTGCTCAGGGTTTTGCGGTACTTCCGGGCTTGTCTAGAAGTGGAGCAGTCATTGCTTTGGCTCTGACTATGAAGATAAAAAAAGATCAGGCTTTTGAATACGGTTTTATAGTGGCTATTCCAGCTATACTAGGTTCATTTCTTTTAACTATCAAAGATATTTATGCTATGTTTTCGTCAGTGGGCTCTGAGGCGAGTATAGGTTTTAATTGGACATATCTAGCCGCTTTTTTAGTGACTATGGTGGTTAGTTATTTATCTCTTTCTTTATTAAAAGTTATTTTAAAACGTGATTATTTTTATTTATTTTTTATCTATACTTTAGTCTTAGCAGTTATTATTAAATTAAATTGA
- the rsmH gene encoding 16S rRNA (cytosine(1402)-N(4))-methyltransferase RsmH encodes MPDEYQHKGVLAKEVIDYLEPKSNQNFVDCTLGGGGHSFMILEKIGPKGKLIAFELDSRAIRASKERLKKFKDRLIIVNKNFVHLEEEVKKHQLDISGIVLDLGLSSDQLDKADRGFSFKDHGPLDMRFDPTGQALTASDIILNYNEDQLFKIFREYGEVYQPKRLARNIVTWRKNLDKQKQKAIKTSMLVVAILRILNISSKYSSEQKQTNLQKYRIHPATKIFQALRIAVNDELGSLQKTLPQAFSVLQPAGRLAVISFHSLEDRIVKNYFKDLARGCICPPESPICRCNQKPRVKIITKKGIKPSSEEIKANPRSRSAILRVIEKI; translated from the coding sequence ATGCCAGATGAGTATCAGCACAAAGGTGTGCTAGCTAAAGAAGTCATAGATTATCTGGAGCCAAAAAGTAATCAGAATTTTGTAGATTGTACTTTAGGCGGAGGCGGACACAGCTTCATGATACTAGAAAAAATTGGGCCAAAGGGCAAATTGATAGCTTTTGAGCTAGATAGTAGAGCCATTAGAGCCAGTAAAGAAAGATTAAAAAAATTCAAAGACAGACTAATTATAGTAAATAAGAATTTTGTTCATTTAGAAGAAGAAGTAAAAAAACACCAATTAGATATCTCAGGTATAGTACTTGACCTGGGGCTGTCATCTGATCAGTTGGATAAAGCGGATAGGGGATTCTCTTTTAAAGACCATGGACCACTGGACATGCGCTTTGACCCAACTGGTCAGGCTTTGACGGCATCTGATATTATCCTTAATTATAATGAGGACCAACTTTTTAAAATATTCCGAGAGTATGGCGAAGTTTATCAGCCCAAAAGGCTGGCCAGGAACATTGTGACTTGGCGAAAAAACTTGGATAAACAAAAACAAAAAGCCATAAAAACTTCCATGCTTGTCGTCGCCATACTCCGGATATTGAATATAAGCTCCAAGTATAGCTCGGAGCAAAAACAAACTAATTTACAAAAATATCGTATACATCCAGCTACTAAAATTTTTCAAGCTCTTCGCATTGCCGTTAATGATGAGTTGGGCAGTCTCCAAAAGACCTTACCTCAGGCCTTCTCAGTATTACAACCAGCTGGAAGATTAGCGGTCATTAGTTTTCACTCTTTGGAGGATAGAATAGTCAAAAATTACTTTAAAGATTTGGCCAGAGGCTGTATTTGTCCTCCGGAATCACCTATATGTAGATGCAATCAAAAACCACGGGTCAAGATAATTACCAAAAAGGGCATCAAGCCAAGCTCGGAGGAGATAAAAGCTAATCCTCGTAGTCGTAGCGCTATACTAAGAGTAATAGAAAAAATTTGA
- the rplL gene encoding 50S ribosomal protein L7/L12: MSEEKKVEKKDVEVPAKFKAIVEEIEKMSVLDLSELVSILEDKFGVSAAQPVAMAAMPAAAEAQEEKSSFTVELTAAGGNKIGVIKVIREITQLGLKEAKDMADSAPSPIKEGVAKEEAETIKKKLEEAGATVTLK; this comes from the coding sequence ATGTCAGAAGAAAAAAAAGTAGAAAAAAAGGACGTTGAAGTTCCTGCCAAATTTAAAGCAATTGTTGAAGAGATTGAAAAAATGTCAGTTTTGGATTTATCAGAATTGGTATCAATCTTGGAAGATAAATTTGGTGTTTCAGCTGCTCAACCAGTAGCTATGGCTGCTATGCCAGCCGCTGCTGAAGCCCAAGAAGAAAAATCTTCATTTACCGTTGAGCTTACTGCCGCTGGTGGCAACAAAATTGGTGTCATCAAGGTAATCCGCGAAATCACCCAATTGGGCTTAAAAGAAGCCAAAGATATGGCTGATAGTGCTCCATCTCCAATCAAAGAAGGTGTAGCCAAAGAAGAAGCTGAAACAATCAAGAAAAAACTTGAAGAAGCCGGTGCTACCGTAACTTTGAAATAA